In Desulfobacteraceae bacterium, a single genomic region encodes these proteins:
- a CDS encoding HEAT repeat domain-containing protein yields the protein MSKKQPKQVIAFDPRERALAAVHDYLADPERFLADQGRAIPLLLRAYEAADDARRHEIVRLLGGVSRPEAARGLYGILGDTAASEEIRLAAAVQLCVTLPLLTDSAGLIERLLADLRSASADRRRFAALALGWEGNQRAALALVELLFDPDAEVQQAAVHALANLEDDRALKLLEDRLNHGPPAQQKTILFNLWRFDARRGQVAAIYRRFLDHPEAELRHDALELLAAVAEPELLQDARCHALEDASARVRLLALTGLAQTPGRLPATALARLGELQRDPHPAVRAAAAALRRRPQADPKT from the coding sequence GTGTCCAAAAAACAACCCAAGCAGGTGATTGCCTTCGACCCGCGGGAACGGGCGCTGGCCGCGGTGCACGACTACCTCGCCGACCCCGAGCGCTTTCTGGCGGATCAGGGCCGCGCCATCCCCTTGCTGCTGAGGGCCTATGAGGCGGCCGACGACGCCCGCAGACATGAAATCGTTCGCCTGCTGGGCGGGGTTTCCCGCCCCGAGGCGGCCCGCGGCCTGTACGGGATCCTGGGAGATACGGCGGCAAGCGAGGAGATTCGCCTGGCGGCCGCCGTCCAGCTGTGCGTGACCCTGCCGCTTCTGACCGATTCCGCCGGGCTGATCGAGCGGCTGCTGGCGGACCTGCGCTCTGCTTCGGCCGACCGGCGGCGCTTCGCCGCCCTGGCTTTGGGCTGGGAGGGCAATCAGCGGGCGGCGCTGGCCCTGGTGGAGCTGCTCTTCGATCCCGACGCCGAAGTGCAGCAGGCCGCCGTGCACGCCCTGGCCAACCTCGAGGATGACCGGGCGCTCAAGCTTCTGGAAGACCGCTTGAACCACGGCCCGCCCGCGCAGCAGAAGACCATCCTCTTCAATCTTTGGCGCTTCGACGCCCGCCGGGGGCAGGTGGCGGCCATCTACCGCCGCTTTCTGGACCACCCCGAGGCCGAACTGCGCCACGACGCCCTGGAACTGCTGGCGGCGGTGGCCGAACCGGAGCTGCTGCAGGATGCCCGCTGCCATGCCCTCGAGGACGCCAGCGCGCGGGTGCGCCTGCTGGCGCTCACGGGGCTGGCGCAAACCCCGGGGCGGTTGCCGGCGACCGCCCTCGCCCGACTGGGCGAGCTGCAGCGCGACCCCCACCCGGCGGTGCGCGC
- a CDS encoding alpha/beta fold hydrolase, with amino-acid sequence MNRFAFRTTGLGINTLSRLLRAKVHIHGQTNIPRGGVIFVINHFTRIETFLLPYHIFQLTGTPVWSLASDELFTGSLGGFLEALGAVSIRNPDRDLLVVKTLLTGEATWIVFPEGRMVKNKKIVEKGRFMISCAGGKHPPHTGAAALAFRTEFYRQRIRSLMQRAPEELRHLLALFGISDPAPVVAQNTFIVPVNLTYYPIRAKENLLSQLAARLLEPLPERLLEELMTEGTMLLSGVDVDVRFGSPIDLREYMRSRAIRQVIEDRRRIYFDDLLPARRRMRRQTLRIMARYMGAIYGMTTVNHDHIFASLVRLSPIRRICEAALRRRAFLAVAVDFDKLGLQAHRSLGEDQTHLLTDDRYHKFAEFRALALEKKVLSQEAGHLVKDRRRFFPPLDFHRIRIDNPVAVIANEVEPLQGLLRRLRKLSWTPDFLVRRRVARFLENRALAQYLRDYEAFFAPGESKPKTTGMPLLLRGRTRRKGVLLIHGYLAAPPEVAALAKHLNRMGLWVYVVRLRGHGTSPEDLATRSYRDWQASVDAGYALMASLCRRVVAGGISTGGGLALELTARVDGVSGVFAVCPPLKLQDLSARLVPAVDTWNRLMKFVRLEGGRKEFVANTPENPQINYLRNPISGVRELERFMASLEPRLPEITAPVLVVQADGDPVVTPAGSQRVFRLLGSVTKAYLLLNFNRHGILLGPGAERVHRAIGAFVAEL; translated from the coding sequence ATGAACCGCTTCGCCTTTCGTACCACCGGGTTGGGTATCAACACCCTCTCACGCCTTCTGCGGGCGAAGGTCCATATCCACGGGCAGACCAACATCCCCCGGGGTGGGGTGATTTTTGTCATCAACCACTTCACCCGCATCGAAACCTTTCTGCTCCCCTACCACATCTTCCAGTTGACCGGCACGCCGGTCTGGTCGCTGGCCAGTGACGAGCTCTTCACGGGGTCCCTGGGCGGATTTCTGGAGGCCCTCGGCGCGGTCTCCATCCGCAACCCCGATCGGGACCTGCTGGTGGTCAAAACGCTGCTCACCGGCGAGGCCACCTGGATCGTCTTTCCCGAGGGGCGAATGGTCAAGAACAAGAAGATCGTGGAAAAAGGCCGTTTCATGATCTCCTGCGCCGGTGGCAAGCACCCGCCCCACACGGGCGCTGCGGCCCTGGCCTTCCGCACCGAGTTCTATCGCCAGCGCATCCGCAGCCTGATGCAGCGCGCCCCCGAGGAACTGCGGCACCTGCTGGCGCTTTTCGGCATTTCCGATCCGGCGCCGGTTGTGGCCCAAAACACCTTTATCGTTCCGGTCAACCTGACCTACTATCCGATTCGCGCCAAGGAAAACCTTCTCAGTCAGCTGGCCGCGCGCCTGCTGGAGCCGCTGCCCGAGCGTCTGCTGGAAGAGCTGATGACCGAGGGCACCATGCTGCTCTCGGGGGTGGACGTGGATGTCCGCTTCGGCTCCCCCATCGACCTCCGGGAGTATATGCGCAGCCGCGCCATCCGCCAGGTGATCGAGGACCGGCGGCGGATTTACTTCGACGACCTCTTGCCGGCCCGACGGCGGATGCGGCGTCAGACCCTGCGGATCATGGCCCGCTATATGGGGGCCATCTACGGGATGACCACCGTCAACCACGATCATATTTTCGCATCGCTGGTGCGGTTGAGCCCAATCCGCAGAATTTGCGAGGCCGCCTTGCGGCGACGGGCGTTTTTGGCCGTCGCGGTGGATTTCGACAAGCTCGGCCTGCAGGCCCACCGGAGCCTGGGGGAAGACCAGACCCATCTGCTGACCGACGACCGCTATCACAAATTCGCTGAATTCCGGGCCCTGGCTCTTGAAAAGAAAGTCCTCTCCCAGGAGGCCGGGCATCTGGTCAAGGATCGCCGCCGCTTTTTCCCGCCGCTTGATTTCCACCGCATCCGGATCGACAACCCGGTGGCGGTGATCGCCAACGAGGTCGAACCCCTGCAGGGGCTGCTGCGCCGGCTGCGGAAGCTGTCGTGGACCCCGGATTTTCTCGTCCGCCGCCGGGTGGCGCGCTTTTTAGAGAATCGTGCACTGGCGCAGTACCTGAGGGACTACGAGGCTTTCTTCGCTCCCGGCGAGTCCAAACCCAAAACCACCGGCATGCCGCTCTTGCTGCGTGGCCGCACCCGCCGCAAAGGGGTGCTGCTGATCCACGGCTATCTGGCGGCTCCGCCCGAGGTCGCGGCCCTGGCGAAGCACTTGAACCGCATGGGCTTGTGGGTGTATGTAGTGCGTCTCAGGGGCCACGGCACTTCGCCCGAGGACCTTGCCACCCGCAGCTACCGCGACTGGCAGGCCTCGGTGGACGCCGGCTACGCCCTGATGGCGAGCCTCTGCCGGCGGGTGGTGGCGGGCGGCATTTCCACCGGTGGCGGCCTGGCCCTGGAGCTCACCGCCCGGGTGGACGGGGTCAGCGGGGTGTTTGCCGTCTGCCCGCCGCTGAAACTCCAGGATCTCTCCGCGCGCCTGGTGCCGGCCGTGGACACCTGGAACCGTCTGATGAAATTCGTGCGCCTGGAGGGGGGCCGCAAGGAGTTCGTCGCCAACACCCCCGAAAACCCCCAGATCAATTACCTGCGCAACCCCATCAGCGGCGTGCGCGAGCTGGAGCGCTTCATGGCGTCCCTGGAGCCGCGGCTGCCGGAGATCACGGCGCCCGTTTTGGTGGTCCAGGCCGACGGTGACCCGGTGGTGACACCGGCCGGCTCGCAGCGGGTTTTCCGGCTGCTGGGGTCCGTCACGAAGGCCTACCTGCTGTTGAATTTCAACCGGCACGGGATTCTGCTGGGGCCGGGTGCCGAGCGCGTGCACCGCGCCATCGGGGCCTTTGTGGCCGAACTCTGA
- a CDS encoding 4Fe-4S binding protein yields the protein MYSKILILRFPQTTVQKPIVCNLCKDYGLIFNILNARVFPRKEGVMVLELTGPNRKKFKEGVQYLKNQGVEVKNAAQEVKRDAKRCTHCGACTAVCPTGALSVIRPEMRVDFEQEKCSVCELCLVACPTRAMRISPKNTAFFE from the coding sequence GTGTACTCAAAGATCCTCATCCTGCGGTTCCCCCAAACGACTGTCCAGAAACCGATCGTCTGCAACCTTTGCAAGGACTACGGACTGATCTTCAATATCCTCAACGCCAGGGTTTTCCCCCGCAAAGAGGGCGTCATGGTGCTGGAGCTCACCGGCCCCAACCGCAAAAAGTTCAAGGAAGGCGTCCAGTACCTGAAAAACCAGGGCGTCGAAGTCAAGAACGCCGCCCAGGAGGTCAAACGCGACGCCAAACGCTGCACCCACTGCGGGGCCTGCACGGCGGTCTGCCCCACCGGCGCCCTGTCGGTGATCCGCCCGGAAATGCGGGTGGACTTCGAACAGGAGAAGTGCAGCGTCTGCGAACTATGCCTCGTTGCCTGTCCGACCCGGGCCATGCGGATAAGTCCCAAAAACACCGCCTTTTTTGAATGA